GCCTCCACCTCCGCCTCCACCTCCGCCTCCACCTCCGCCTCCACCTCCTCCGCCGCCGCCTCCTCCGTATGAAGGACAGGAACTCTAGTCATCGCGGCGACTTCTGATTCCATAGCCGGATTCAGCCCCATGACCATGGGCCCGTCGGACAGGCGCCTGGCATGGGGCTGTCTTCTTTTCCTG
The sequence above is a segment of the Kiritimatiellia bacterium genome. Coding sequences within it:
- a CDS encoding DUF2497 domain-containing protein; its protein translation is PPPPPPPPPPPPPPPPPPPPPPYEGQEL